The sequence TCTGAGCATCCCCACTGGGGTAGAAGTTACCGGCGGGCCCAATCACAACATGCAGCTGGTGCAAAATGGAGCCGTGGAATTAGGTATGGTCACCATGGGACCCGCTTGGGAAGGCTGGCACGGTGAAGGCGACTGGACTAACGGCGTCCAGCACCGGGATGTCAGGGTGATCTTCCCCATGTATAACACTTATTCCCAGTGGTGGGCTACCAAGGACTCCGGTATTAAGAGCATTTATGATTTAGAAGGTAAGATAGTGGGCGTGGGCCCGGCCGGCGGTACATCCGGTACCTACCATCCAAGGATCTTGGAACTGCTGGGCATCAAAACTACGAACCGCTTGGCCGGATTGAGTGACCTGGTGACCCAACACTTGGACGGCCAGCTTGATGCCAACAGTTTCGCTTCCGGTATCCCCGTGGCCGGTGTGCTGGAAACCGCAGCTCAAAAGGAAATCGTGCTGTTCGGTATTGACGGGGAAGCCAGGGAGAAGGTCATTGCGGAATGGCCGTACTGGAGCCCGGCGACCATCCCTGCTGATGCCTATGACTTCTTGGAGGAAGATGTAGAAACCATCGGCATTTGGAATATGGCTATAGCGCACAAAGACCTGCCTGATGACCTGGTGTATGAAATCGTGAAAGCTGTGTTCGAACATCATGAGGACCTGGTCCTGACCCACAGCTCCGCCGTGGAGACGGTTCCGGAAAACATCGTGCACAATACTTGGATGTGGATGCATCCCGGTGCTATCAAGTATTTTGAAGAATTGGGCATCGAACTGCCTGCCGAAGTGTATCCGCCTGAGTATCAAAAGTAAGGGGACAAGTGCGGCCTTTCCAAGGCCGCATTTCCTCACCGAAGATTCTTGAGAGAAGGGAGTGCCGGTATGACGACTAAAAGCAAGGGTAGCAGCACGGAAGAATTGTCAGCCAAATTGACGCAGGATCCCATCGAACTGGAACCGGATCTGGAAGCGGAAAACAGCATTTTTCGCAACTTGTCAGGGGGCATGGCTAAATTTGTGGCAGTGTTCGGTGCGCTGGTGGCGTTGTTCCATATCATTGTCTTGCGATTTTATCCCTTAGAGACCTGGACTTTTCGTATCCTCCATATTGCCAGCTTGTCCGTACTGGGGTTTCTGTTGGTTCCCGGTTGGGCCAAAGCCAAGCATAAAGTGCACTGGCTTGACTGGATAATGGCCGGCTTAAGTGTGGTTGTTTGCGCTTACGTTCTGTATAACCTGGAGCAGCTGCGGTACCGGGCGGGTGTGCTCCCGGAGACGGCCGATTTTGTGATTGCCTTGATCGGAGTTATTCTTGTGTTAGAATTGACCAGGCGTACGGCCGGGAACTCTTTGCCCATCCTGGCCATCGTCTTCATTCTTTACGCTTTCATGGGACCCTACTTGCCGGGTGTTTTAAAGCATAAAGGATATACCTTGGAACGCTTCTTCACTTACATTTACAGCTTAGACGGTGTATTCAGCGTACCTACTGATATTTCGTCCAGGTACATCATCCTCTTTATCATTTTCAGTGCCTTCCTGCAGTATTCCGGGGTGGGAAGGTACTTCGTGGAATGGGCTTTCTCCATTAGCGGCCACCTGCGGGGCGGCCCGGCCAAAGTGGCGGTGGTATCCAGTGCTTTGATGGGAACCATGAACGGTACTTCGGCCGGTAATGTGGTGGCGACGGGTAGCTTGACCATTCCCTTGATGAAGAAGGTGGGTTATTCACCCCAGTTCGCCGCAGCCACGGAAGCGGTGGCTTCCACCGGTGGGCAGATCATGCCCCCTGTGATGGGTGCCGGTGTGTTCATTATGGCGGAGTTGACCGGCATACGCTATCAGACCATCATGGTTTCCGCCATTATTCCGGCGATCCTGTATTTCCTTTCCGTCTATTTCATGGTTGACCTGGAAGCAATTAAACAAAAGCTCTTCGGCTTGCCGCGGCATATGCTGCCCAGTTTCACTAAAGTCATGAAGCAGAGCTACTTGTTCCTGCCGGTAGTGGTGTTGTTTGCCTTGCTGCTGTCCGGTAAATCAGTTACCTATGCCGGCTTCTATGCCATTGTCAGCAGCCTGGTGATCAGCTGGCTCAGCAAGGATAACCGCATGGGCTTAAGTAAGATATTTACTGCTCTGGAGGCCGGGGCCAAAGGTTCCATTCAGCTGATGGCCGTTTGTGCAGCCGCCGGTATTATCATGGGCGTGATTTCCTTGACGGGTGTCGGTTTGAAAGTCTCGTCCCTGCTGCTGGCCATTGCCGGTACCAGCAAGTTGGCGGCATTGTTATTCACCATGGTCGTGGTCATTCTGTTGGGCATGGGTATGCCCACCACCGCTGCCTATGCCGTGGCGGCGTCCGTCATGGCCCCCGGTTTGATTAGGATGGGGGTCGAGCCCCTGATTGCTCACATGTTCATTTTCTATTTCGCCTGCCTGTCCGCCATTACACCGCCGGTGGCATTGGCCGCCTATGCCGGCGCGGGCATCAGCGGGAGCGATCCTATGAAAACCAGCTTTACCTCCTTTAGATTAGGTATTGCTTCTTATATTGTACCTTTCATGTTCTTCTATGCTCCCGAGCTCTTAGCCATGGGGGACTGGAACATCATCGTGCTCAGGACTGGTACAGCGGCCATCGGTGTCTACGCCCTGGCCTGTTCCATGCAAGGATGGTTTATGGGACCCCTGAACCTGGTCATGCGCGTCCTGTTCTTCGGGGCTGCTTTGAGTTTGATTACGCCTAGTGTATTATTTGATGTCGCCGGGCTGGTGTTCTTAGTGTGCTGTTTCTTCTTCCGGAAGATGGTGCAAAAGGATCGAGGTTCGGCCCAGGTCAGTTCCGTGAGCAATTAGAGATATAGAGGAACTGCTGCCAAGGGGCCTTCTGGTACTTGGAACATGCTCCTCCTATGTAAAGTATACAGCCACCGCCTGTCAAGGATTGGCAGGGCGGTGGCTGTATACTTCATCGCCAGGTGATTTTGGGCGCATTTCTTTTCGGAATGCGGCGATAGGTGCGTAAGGGATAACCGAGGAGCAAAGTGCCTGGCACGCGATGGTCCTCCGGGATGCCCAGGGCTTCCGTCAAGGGAGGATACACATTGGCGGCGGTAGTGAAATAGCCGGCCCAGCAAGCCCCGATACCCATGGCATAGGCAGCGATCTCTAAGTACGTTAAGGCTATGACGCAATCGGTAGCGGATGAAGCGACTTTTTTAGGGGCGTGGGCTACCAACAAGTGGGGCGCATGGTGACATACCCGGTCATGACCCTGGTCCCAATAATGCACAATGTGAGGAAAAGCCAAAGCCTGAGCTGTCTCCGGCTTGTTCTTAATCATGTATTTCATCCAATCCACCACTAAACCTGCCAGTCTTCTTACCTCCGCAGGCTTCTCCACCACAATCCAGTTTACCGGCTGCAAGTTGTGCCCACTGGGTGCATAAGCGGCGGTTTCCAGGAGCTTTTGCAAAACCCGGCGGTCAATGGTGCTGTCTTTGAAAGCACGAATGGAACGCCTGGCCTTGAGCAGGTGTTCTATTTGAGTTGAAGAGGGGAGGGCCTCCTGTTGGACGGGAGGACATTCCTCCGGAGGACAGAATGACCAGCCGATGGCGGCAGCGGGACAGATGGCTATACAATGACCGCACTGCAGGCAGAACTTTTCACCGCCTGCCGGGATGGTGGGAAAACTGCCCTTCCCTTCCCACCGGATAATGCCGGCAGGGCACTCGCCGGCGCAGAGGCCATCCTGTTTACATTTGTCGAAAGAAATGGTAAAATAATTCATTATTACTTCCCCTTTCGCATATTTTGTAAAAAAATGAATTTACAGACAAGTGATTAAACTTGATCCCGGACAGTAGTATCTCATAACTGCCGGCATTTGCCAACGGCAAAGTGATTATTATAACGAGTTAAGGTTCGTCCATGAGGAGGCGCGACAGGATGCGGAGAAAAATTGCCATCGAGCTGCTGGTTATTGCCTTTCTGTTCTTAACTGTGCCCAGTTTACTGGTAGGTATTGCTAGTTACCGGGTAGCGAAAGGCGAACTGGACCAGCTGGGGGCCAGGGCCTTGCAAAACCAGGTCACCATGGCGATGCGGCTCCTGCAGGGGCTCGATTATTGTGTCCAAGAAGGGCACATGTCCCTGGCAGAGGCCCAAGAAAGGGCGAAAGCATTGCTGATCGGTGAGCAAAACCCCGACGGCACCAGGTCCATTAGCCTGAAATCAGGTTTTGGCGAAAGCGATTATTTTTACGTTTTGGATGCCCGGGGTATGATGCTCGCTCATCCCAACAGTGAGGGAGAGGATTTCTGGTTAAAACAAACCGAGGATGGGATATATTTCATCCAGGAGATCATTGCCAAGGCCCAAGGCGGGGGCGGTTTCACTTACTATGACTGGCCCTTACCCCATGACTTGTCCACCTGGGCGCCGAAAGTGGCTTACGGTGAACTAGAGCCCAACTGGGGCTGGATTGTAGTGACCGGATCCTACCTGCGTGACTTGAACAGCGGAGCTGACCGCATTCTCGATTTTATTCTCCTGGTGCTGGCCGGGTGCTTGTTGGTCGGTACCCCCTTCGTCCTGTTATTCTCCCGGCAGTTCGCCAAACCGCTGATGGAAGTCACCGATCGCCTGTCCAAGATCAGTGAAGGGGTGCTCGGTGGAGATCCCGTGGTCGTCAAGCACAAGAATGAAATCGGTGTCATGGCCCGGGCTTTAAATCACATGGAAGGGAACCTGCGCGGTTTGGTGGCGGGTATTGTAGAAGCGGCCCGGCAAGTGGCCTCCATTAGCGAAGAAATGTCCAAGGCCTCCGAGGAAACGGGTAATGCCGCGGAAGAAATTGCCTCCGTCATTGAGGAGATTCACTGCGGGATGGATGAGCAGCTGAGACATGTGCACAACACCCAGACGATCATCCAAGAGGTGACCGGCGGTGTATTCGTGGTGAGCGAAAGCAACAAGGAAATCGCCGCCGCTACCGCTGAGGTATCCCGCATGGCGGCTCAGGGAGAACTCCAGCTGCAGGAGACGATGAAACAGATGGATACTATCGCCCGCGTCACCCAAGAAACCGCTGTCGCGGTAGGGCAGTTGGGAGATCATTCACGGCAGGTGGAATCCTTCCTGGCGATGATCCGGGATATTGCCGGGCAAACGAACTTACTGGCTTTGAACGCTGCCATTGAAGCGGCCAGGGCCGGTGCTGAAGGCCGCGGTTTTGCCGTGGTGGCGGATGAGGTGCGCAAGCTGGCTGACGAAAGCCAGCAGGCGGCCAATGAGATTGCCGCGGTAGTGCAGGAAATCCTGCGGCAGCTGTCGGTGACGGAGGCAGCCATCAGGGAAAGCAACCGGGAAGTCATGCGGGGGCTGGAGACCATCACCAAGACCAGGGAAGCTTTTGACGGTATCCTGGCAGCCATTCAGGCCGTTTCCCAGCGGGTAGAGGGAGCTGTGGCCGCATCCGAGAAGATCGAAGCCGGTGCCGTGCAACAGTCTGAAGCCATGGACAGCATGGTGAATATTATCACCGAGATTTCGCAAGGCATGGAGAAAGCATCCGTTTCTTCGGAAGAACAAGCCGCGGCGGTGGAGGAAATCTCCGCTTCCGCCAATGTCTTAGCCCAGACTTCCCGTAATTTGCTGTCGGCGGTAGCCAACTTTAAAATTAAGTGAAAATTATAGTAGACAAGGCGGTCATGAATAATTATACTATGTAATGAATAAATATTGATTAGAGGGAAGTGCATGCCATGAAACAAAAGGTCAAAGTTATCATTATGGGTGCTGCCGGTAGGGATTTTCACAATTTTAATGCCTATTTCAGGGATAATGAGAATTACGAAGTGGTGGCTTTCACGGCAACCCAGATCCCCGATATTCACGGGCGGAAATATCCGCCTGAGCTGGCCGGCAAATTGTATCCAGACGGTATTCCCATTTATGACGAAGCTGAGTTGGAGCGTCTTATTAAGGCCCATGATGTAGATCAAGTTGTTTTTGCTTACAGCGACGTCTCCAACCAGTATGTCATGGAGAAGGCCGCCCTGGTGATGGCCAGCGGCGCTGATTTCCGCCTCATGGGTCCCAAGACCACCATGCTGGAGAGCAAAGTGCCCGTGGTCGCCGTCTGTGCCGTCCGGACCGGCGTCGGCAAGAGCCAGACCACCAGGCGCGTGGCCGGAATTTTAAGGGCCATGGGCAAGCGCGTGGTGGCGGTGCGCCATCCCATGCCCTACGGGGATTTAGCCAAGCAAGCCTGCCAGCGCTTTGCCTCCTATGAGGACCTGGATAAGCATGAATGCACCATTGAAGAGCGGGAAGAGTACGAACCTCACCTGGATAACGGCTGCGTCGTGTACGCAGGAGTTGACTACGAGCAAATCCTGCGCCAAGCGGAAGCGGAAGCGGATATCATCCTGTGGGACGGGGGGAACAACGATTTTCCTTTTTACAAGCCGGACGTCATGATTACCCTGGTGGACCCCCACCGGCCCGGCCATGAATTGACCTATCATCCCGGGGCCACCAACCTGCGCTTGGCTGACATTGTGATTATCAATAAAATCGAGACCAGCAATCCGGAGCATGTGGACCTGGTCAGGGCCAGTATCCAAAAGGTGAACCCCCAGGCCCTGGTGGTCGATGCCGCTTCGCCGATTTATGTGGAAAACGGTTCATGGCTGCAGGGTAAGAGAGTACTGGTGGTGGAAGACGGTCCCACTTTAACCCACGGCAGCATGGCTTACGGGGCCGGTGCCATCGGAGCGCGGAAGTTTGGAGCTAAAGAGCTAATCGATCCCAGGCCTTATGCGGTGGGCAGCATTAAGGATACTTTCGCCAAGTACAATCACTTGTCTTACATCCTGCCGGCCATGGGTTACAGCAAGATTCAACTGGAAGAACTGGAAGCTACCATTGCCGCCATTGATGCCGATGCGGTAGTGATCGGTACTCCCATTGATTTAACTAGAGTGATCAGGATCCAGCAGCCTACGGTCAGGGTCCGGTATGAGTTACAGGAAATCGGGGAACCGAACTTGGAAGAACTGCTGAAATCCAAATTGCAGCTTTAGTGTCCGGTATCTTTGCCGGACATTTTTCATTGTCCTGATGCAGGTATCGCCTCAAGGACATCGTATTTAATTTGATAGAGATAAATGTCCAATGAATTGCAGCAGCGGGAGAGCCGCATGACAACAATGATGTGAGCCGGGAGGAAAAAATGGACCTGGAGAAGCTGATCAGCCTTGGTGCTGTTAGGAAATTTGATGAAGGAGACACCATCTTCCGGGAAGGAGATATCGTCTCCGAAATGTTCATTATTCTTTCCGGCCGGGTAGGGGTATTTCGCAGTTCCCCCGCCGGCCGGCCGGAGAAATTAATGGTCTTGCAGCAAGGAGATTTTCTGGGCGACGTGGCGGTGACAGATGATATGCCGGAGAACGTGTCCGCGATAGCAGAAAGCCAGGTGATCGCTATCAGTATCGCCAGAGAGGATTTCCCATTTTTCGTGAAGGAGATGCCGGATCTGGCCCTGTCGGTGATTAAGAGCCTGGCGGGAAAGGTGCGGCTGTTGGAGCAAAGAAGCAAGCCCGCCCCGGAGGAGAAAGGTGCTTCCGTACCGGTGGGCGATGCCCAAACGGCAGCGGGGCAAAGCTTGTCCAAGGGGGTTGCCCCAGGTTCTCTCGTGTGGCCGGAAGGGCATAAAACATATCAGATTTATGCTCCCGAGACTGACAAGCAGTATTACTACGAAAAAGAAGTGTCCTGCCCTGTGTGTGAAAGCAGTTTCAGGACTAAAATCCCCAGGATGACTAAACTGCGGTTGGAACGAAGGGATCACGATCTGAGAGAAATATACGCGGATTTTAATCCCTTATGGTATACGATTCGTACTTGTCCTTTCTGTTATTTTAGCGAAAACTACGTCGATTTCGATAAGTATCACCGGCTGAGTAAAAATGCTTTACAACCTTATCAAGAAAAGGCAGCCCAGCTGCGGGGGCGTTTTACCCTGCCCCCTGCGGAACCCCTCGGCATCGACAGGGTCTTTGCCGGTTATTATTTGGCTTTATATTTCAAGGATGAAGATAAAGATAATCCTTTAGCCATAGCCAAACTGTACATGTCCTTGTCCTGGCTTTACCAGGATATCGGTGATGTAGAGTGGTATGAACGTTCCTGGCAAAAGGCTTTTGCATATTACCGGGAGGCTTATTATAATAGTACGGTAAAGCTAAAGCCGGAACATGAACAGCAGTTGTCCATTATTCTAGGCGAGCTGCACCTGCGCCGGGGAGAAAGAAAGGAAGCTTTGCAGCATTTCTACCGGGCTATCCGGCGAGGGGATGGCACACCCTACTACAACAACCTGGCCAGGGAGCGGTACATGGAAGTTAAAGAAATGGCTTAGGGTGAAAAACTTTTGACAGGTTAAGTTTTTTGTTATAATAAAGCTATAATATAATTGTAATTATTATATTGAAATCTCTAAGGAGGGGTGGCGATGGAACACAGGGCCGCCTATGCCCAAGTTGTGGTAGAAATCGCTGACCGGAAAGTTGACCGCCCCTTCCATTATTATATTCCTCCCGAGTTGAAAGAAGCCGTGCAGCCGGGGGTGCGAGTCCTGGTACCCTTTGGACACCGGCAGTTGGAAGGATATGTAATCGGCCTTGCGGATCAAGCGGATGTATCCGAAGTGAAGCCTATTTTGGCAGTGGTAGAAGGGGAACTTTCCATCCAACCGGAACTGCTGCGGCTGGCTCGCTGGATGGCTGTTTATTACATGTGTCCCCTGGTCACGGTCCTGCAAGCTTTTTTCCCGCGGGGAAAGAGAACTAAGCAAAAGGAACTATGGTGTTATTTAGAACCCTCCGCCACCGTGGAACAACTGGGCTTGGCGAAAAAGAGGGCACCGAAGCAAGGGGCTATCATAGACATCTTGCAGCAGTTTGGCTCTTTACCGGTGGGACAGGTCCTGAAGCTGGCGGACGCGGACCGGCGCAGTTTAATGTCCCTGGTGGATAAAGGGGTAGTGGTCATCCGGGAGGCAGAGGCGGCAGCCCCTGCCCAGGAGGAAGTGCCGGAAAAGCCGCCCAGGCTGACCGCGGCACAGGCCCGGGTGATGGAAGAGATCCGGCCGAAGTTGGTCCCCCCCCAGTACGAAGTTTTTCTGTTGCACGGGGTAACCGGCAGCGGTAAAACGGAAATCTACTTGCAGAGTTTGGCTCAAGCGGTGGAGGCAGGTTACCAGGGCATTGTCCTATTTCCGGAGATTTCCCTGACCACGCACCTGGTGGAGCGGTTTTACCGCCGTTTCGGCCGGCAGGTGGCTGTTTTACATAGCGGCTTGTCTGTAGGGGAGAGGCTGGCCACTTTAGACCGGATAAGCTCTGGGCAAGTGCCCGTCGTCGTAGGAACCAGGTCGGCGGTTTTTGCCCCGGCCCCTAAACTGGGATTGATTATCCTGGATGAGGAACATGAAACCAGTTACCGGCAAGAGGCAGTGCCCAAGTATCATGCCCGGGAAGTAGCCATTGCCAGGGCCTTTATTCATAAAATCCCCGTGATCCTGGGCAGTGCCACTCCTTCGTTGGAAAGCTATCATCGAGCCAGGCA comes from Clostridia bacterium and encodes:
- the priA gene encoding primosomal protein N', coding for MEHRAAYAQVVVEIADRKVDRPFHYYIPPELKEAVQPGVRVLVPFGHRQLEGYVIGLADQADVSEVKPILAVVEGELSIQPELLRLARWMAVYYMCPLVTVLQAFFPRGKRTKQKELWCYLEPSATVEQLGLAKKRAPKQGAIIDILQQFGSLPVGQVLKLADADRRSLMSLVDKGVVVIREAEAAAPAQEEVPEKPPRLTAAQARVMEEIRPKLVPPQYEVFLLHGVTGSGKTEIYLQSLAQAVEAGYQGIVLFPEISLTTHLVERFYRRFGRQVAVLHSGLSVGERLATLDRISSGQVPVVVGTRSAVFAPAPKLGLIILDEEHETSYRQEAVPKYHAREVAIARAFIHKIPVILGSATPSLESYHRARQGKYKLLVMEERVEQKHLPQVLVTDMRSELKEGNASVFGKLLQEKLQERLESKEQAILFLNRRGYANLFHCRDCGQVIKCARCDVSLTYYAKQHCLKCHYCGYVRPVPAACPVCGSSRVRPLGAGTEKVEQELRRLFPEAKVVRLDSDTVGRKGDYYRLWEMFQRREADVMIGTQMVAKGLDFPGVTLVGVILADQMLNFPDFRARERTFQLLTQVAGRAGRGSRPGEVVIQTYVPEDPTIQAVVRHNYREFFAQEVHLRQLLNYPPFSHILRILVLGPDEEMCETGSKEIADQINYYRGAVDVTLFGPAPAPVTKINNVYRWQLLLKGLDLKKMRHLVGASLREVATKGRLPRGLRINLDVDPLGML
- a CDS encoding TRAP transporter permease, which codes for MTTKSKGSSTEELSAKLTQDPIELEPDLEAENSIFRNLSGGMAKFVAVFGALVALFHIIVLRFYPLETWTFRILHIASLSVLGFLLVPGWAKAKHKVHWLDWIMAGLSVVVCAYVLYNLEQLRYRAGVLPETADFVIALIGVILVLELTRRTAGNSLPILAIVFILYAFMGPYLPGVLKHKGYTLERFFTYIYSLDGVFSVPTDISSRYIILFIIFSAFLQYSGVGRYFVEWAFSISGHLRGGPAKVAVVSSALMGTMNGTSAGNVVATGSLTIPLMKKVGYSPQFAAATEAVASTGGQIMPPVMGAGVFIMAELTGIRYQTIMVSAIIPAILYFLSVYFMVDLEAIKQKLFGLPRHMLPSFTKVMKQSYLFLPVVVLFALLLSGKSVTYAGFYAIVSSLVISWLSKDNRMGLSKIFTALEAGAKGSIQLMAVCAAAGIIMGVISLTGVGLKVSSLLLAIAGTSKLAALLFTMVVVILLGMGMPTTAAYAVAASVMAPGLIRMGVEPLIAHMFIFYFACLSAITPPVALAAYAGAGISGSDPMKTSFTSFRLGIASYIVPFMFFYAPELLAMGDWNIIVLRTGTAAIGVYALACSMQGWFMGPLNLVMRVLFFGAALSLITPSVLFDVAGLVFLVCCFFFRKMVQKDRGSAQVSSVSN
- a CDS encoding GTPase, with protein sequence MKQKVKVIIMGAAGRDFHNFNAYFRDNENYEVVAFTATQIPDIHGRKYPPELAGKLYPDGIPIYDEAELERLIKAHDVDQVVFAYSDVSNQYVMEKAALVMASGADFRLMGPKTTMLESKVPVVAVCAVRTGVGKSQTTRRVAGILRAMGKRVVAVRHPMPYGDLAKQACQRFASYEDLDKHECTIEEREEYEPHLDNGCVVYAGVDYEQILRQAEAEADIILWDGGNNDFPFYKPDVMITLVDPHRPGHELTYHPGATNLRLADIVIINKIETSNPEHVDLVRASIQKVNPQALVVDAASPIYVENGSWLQGKRVLVVEDGPTLTHGSMAYGAGAIGARKFGAKELIDPRPYAVGSIKDTFAKYNHLSYILPAMGYSKIQLEELEATIAAIDADAVVIGTPIDLTRVIRIQQPTVRVRYELQEIGEPNLEELLKSKLQL
- a CDS encoding DUF2225 domain-containing protein; translated protein: MDLEKLISLGAVRKFDEGDTIFREGDIVSEMFIILSGRVGVFRSSPAGRPEKLMVLQQGDFLGDVAVTDDMPENVSAIAESQVIAISIAREDFPFFVKEMPDLALSVIKSLAGKVRLLEQRSKPAPEEKGASVPVGDAQTAAGQSLSKGVAPGSLVWPEGHKTYQIYAPETDKQYYYEKEVSCPVCESSFRTKIPRMTKLRLERRDHDLREIYADFNPLWYTIRTCPFCYFSENYVDFDKYHRLSKNALQPYQEKAAQLRGRFTLPPAEPLGIDRVFAGYYLALYFKDEDKDNPLAIAKLYMSLSWLYQDIGDVEWYERSWQKAFAYYREAYYNSTVKLKPEHEQQLSIILGELHLRRGERKEALQHFYRAIRRGDGTPYYNNLARERYMEVKEMA
- a CDS encoding TAXI family TRAP transporter solute-binding subunit; protein product: MRNRKRVYLILVLLLGLSLLVAGCGGGGNTSSTPAPSDNQGGETSAAGDRSNWPSSLTIGSASIGGVYHVYAGGWAQVIEKALSIPTGVEVTGGPNHNMQLVQNGAVELGMVTMGPAWEGWHGEGDWTNGVQHRDVRVIFPMYNTYSQWWATKDSGIKSIYDLEGKIVGVGPAGGTSGTYHPRILELLGIKTTNRLAGLSDLVTQHLDGQLDANSFASGIPVAGVLETAAQKEIVLFGIDGEAREKVIAEWPYWSPATIPADAYDFLEEDVETIGIWNMAIAHKDLPDDLVYEIVKAVFEHHEDLVLTHSSAVETVPENIVHNTWMWMHPGAIKYFEELGIELPAEVYPPEYQK
- a CDS encoding methyl-accepting chemotaxis protein, with amino-acid sequence MRRKIAIELLVIAFLFLTVPSLLVGIASYRVAKGELDQLGARALQNQVTMAMRLLQGLDYCVQEGHMSLAEAQERAKALLIGEQNPDGTRSISLKSGFGESDYFYVLDARGMMLAHPNSEGEDFWLKQTEDGIYFIQEIIAKAQGGGGFTYYDWPLPHDLSTWAPKVAYGELEPNWGWIVVTGSYLRDLNSGADRILDFILLVLAGCLLVGTPFVLLFSRQFAKPLMEVTDRLSKISEGVLGGDPVVVKHKNEIGVMARALNHMEGNLRGLVAGIVEAARQVASISEEMSKASEETGNAAEEIASVIEEIHCGMDEQLRHVHNTQTIIQEVTGGVFVVSESNKEIAAATAEVSRMAAQGELQLQETMKQMDTIARVTQETAVAVGQLGDHSRQVESFLAMIRDIAGQTNLLALNAAIEAARAGAEGRGFAVVADEVRKLADESQQAANEIAAVVQEILRQLSVTEAAIRESNREVMRGLETITKTREAFDGILAAIQAVSQRVEGAVAASEKIEAGAVQQSEAMDSMVNIITEISQGMEKASVSSEEQAAAVEEISASANVLAQTSRNLLSAVANFKIK
- a CDS encoding ferridoxin, encoding MNYFTISFDKCKQDGLCAGECPAGIIRWEGKGSFPTIPAGGEKFCLQCGHCIAICPAAAIGWSFCPPEECPPVQQEALPSSTQIEHLLKARRSIRAFKDSTIDRRVLQKLLETAAYAPSGHNLQPVNWIVVEKPAEVRRLAGLVVDWMKYMIKNKPETAQALAFPHIVHYWDQGHDRVCHHAPHLLVAHAPKKVASSATDCVIALTYLEIAAYAMGIGACWAGYFTTAANVYPPLTEALGIPEDHRVPGTLLLGYPLRTYRRIPKRNAPKITWR